In a genomic window of Nothobranchius furzeri strain GRZ-AD chromosome 14, NfurGRZ-RIMD1, whole genome shotgun sequence:
- the pspc1 gene encoding paraspeckle component 1 isoform X3 — protein MANRNMQQASSLGANSPVPAKRRTDSPALEQQSPANKDVSAPPQQQPTPAEQTDSAAEGDGEGPSQITLDIASFRKPGEKTFTQRARLFVGYLPQDITEEEFTNIFSKYGNFSEVFINRERGFGFIRLETRTLAEIAKVELDGTILKNRPIKVRLATHGGALTVRNLLPVVTNELLEQAFSQFGPVDRAVVVTDDRGRPTGRGFVEFSNKIAARVALERCTEGALLLTTTPCPAIVEPMEHFDDEEGLPEKMLQKTPKYHKERAHQPHFAQPGTFEFEYSSRWKALDEMEKQQREQVDRSIKEAKEKLEAELESAKHEHQLMLMRQDLMRRQEELRRLEELRNQELQRRQQIEMRHEEERRRREEEMLRHREQDDPRRQQGGFKSSYHENITSSPGSLR, from the exons ATGGCTAATCGAAATATGCAACAGGCGAGCTCGCTAGGTGCTAATTCTCCTGTGCCGGCGAAACGACGGACCGACTCCCCGGCCTTGGAGCAGCAGTCGCCGGCAAACAAAGACGTCTCAGCCCCGCCGCAGCAGCAGCCCACCCCGGCAGAACAGACCGATTCAGCCGCGGAGGGAGATGGCGAGGGCCCGTCACAAATTACTCTGGACATTGCGAGCTTTCGAAAGCCCGGGGAGAAAACGTTCACCCAGCGGGCCCGGCTATTCGTGGGCTACCTGCCTCAGGATATCACGGAGGAAGAGTTCACAAACATATTCTCTAAATACGGGAATTTTAGCGAGGTGTTCATCAACAGAGAGCGGGGCTTCGGCTTCATCCGCCTG GAAACCCGGACTCTGGCAGAGATCGCAAAGGTTGAGTTGGACGGGACCATTCTGAAAAACAGACCCATAAAGGTCCGCTTAGCCACACATGGTGGCGCTCTCACAGTCCGTAACCTGTTACCTGTGGTGACGAATGAACTCCTGGAGCAG GCGTTTTCTCAGTTCGGGCCGGTGGATCGAGCCGTTGTCGTGACGGATGACCGTGGACGTCCCACTGGGAGAGGCTTCGTAGAGTTCAGCAACAAAATAGCGGCGCGTGTAGCGCTGGAGCGGTGCACAGAAGGAGCGCTGCTTCTCACCAC TACGCCTTGTCCTGCCATCGTGGAGCCCATGGAGCATTTTGATGATGAGGAGGGTCTACCTGAAAAGATGCTACAGAAAACTCCAAAGTACCATAA AGAGCGAGCGCATCAGCCACACTTCGCCCAGCCCGGCACGTTTGAGTTTGAATACTCGTCTCGCTGGAAAGCTCTGGACGAGATGGAAAAACAGCAACGAGAGCAGGTGGACCGGAGCATTAAAGAAGCCAAAGAAAAACTGGAGGCTGAACTGGAATCTGCTAAACACGAACACCAGTTGATGTTAATGAGACAAG ATCTAATGAGACGTCAGGAGGAGCTGAGGAGACTGGAGGAACTTCGAAACCAGGAGCTGCAGAGACGACAGCAGATAGAAATGag AcacgaggaggagaggaggaggagagaggaggagatgtTGAGACACAGAGAGCAGGACGACCCGAGACGACAGCAGGGCGGCTTCAAATCAAGCTACCATGAAAAC
- the pspc1 gene encoding paraspeckle component 1 isoform X2 yields the protein MANRNMQQASSLGANSPVPAKRRTDSPALEQQSPANKDVSAPPQQQPTPAEQTDSAAEGDGEGPSQITLDIASFRKPGEKTFTQRARLFVGYLPQDITEEEFTNIFSKYGNFSEVFINRERGFGFIRLETRTLAEIAKVELDGTILKNRPIKVRLATHGGALTVRNLLPVVTNELLEQAFSQFGPVDRAVVVTDDRGRPTGRGFVEFSNKIAARVALERCTEGALLLTTTPCPAIVEPMEHFDDEEGLPEKMLQKTPKYHKERAHQPHFAQPGTFEFEYSSRWKALDEMEKQQREQVDRSIKEAKEKLEAELESAKHEHQLMLMRQDLMRRQEELRRLEELRNQELQRRQQIEMRHEEERRRREEEMLRHREQDDPRRQQGGFKSSYHENRGAASAPCVKTH from the exons ATGGCTAATCGAAATATGCAACAGGCGAGCTCGCTAGGTGCTAATTCTCCTGTGCCGGCGAAACGACGGACCGACTCCCCGGCCTTGGAGCAGCAGTCGCCGGCAAACAAAGACGTCTCAGCCCCGCCGCAGCAGCAGCCCACCCCGGCAGAACAGACCGATTCAGCCGCGGAGGGAGATGGCGAGGGCCCGTCACAAATTACTCTGGACATTGCGAGCTTTCGAAAGCCCGGGGAGAAAACGTTCACCCAGCGGGCCCGGCTATTCGTGGGCTACCTGCCTCAGGATATCACGGAGGAAGAGTTCACAAACATATTCTCTAAATACGGGAATTTTAGCGAGGTGTTCATCAACAGAGAGCGGGGCTTCGGCTTCATCCGCCTG GAAACCCGGACTCTGGCAGAGATCGCAAAGGTTGAGTTGGACGGGACCATTCTGAAAAACAGACCCATAAAGGTCCGCTTAGCCACACATGGTGGCGCTCTCACAGTCCGTAACCTGTTACCTGTGGTGACGAATGAACTCCTGGAGCAG GCGTTTTCTCAGTTCGGGCCGGTGGATCGAGCCGTTGTCGTGACGGATGACCGTGGACGTCCCACTGGGAGAGGCTTCGTAGAGTTCAGCAACAAAATAGCGGCGCGTGTAGCGCTGGAGCGGTGCACAGAAGGAGCGCTGCTTCTCACCAC TACGCCTTGTCCTGCCATCGTGGAGCCCATGGAGCATTTTGATGATGAGGAGGGTCTACCTGAAAAGATGCTACAGAAAACTCCAAAGTACCATAA AGAGCGAGCGCATCAGCCACACTTCGCCCAGCCCGGCACGTTTGAGTTTGAATACTCGTCTCGCTGGAAAGCTCTGGACGAGATGGAAAAACAGCAACGAGAGCAGGTGGACCGGAGCATTAAAGAAGCCAAAGAAAAACTGGAGGCTGAACTGGAATCTGCTAAACACGAACACCAGTTGATGTTAATGAGACAAG ATCTAATGAGACGTCAGGAGGAGCTGAGGAGACTGGAGGAACTTCGAAACCAGGAGCTGCAGAGACGACAGCAGATAGAAATGag AcacgaggaggagaggaggaggagagaggaggagatgtTGAGACACAGAGAGCAGGACGACCCGAGACGACAGCAGGGCGGCTTCAAATCAAGCTACCATGAAAAC